The Microscilla marina ATCC 23134 region AAATAGCCTCAGTACAGGTTTTTCCTGAAACTATACCAGTGTTGAATGAGCTAAGCCAATATTATACACTGTACTTGATTTCTAATCTTGCTACACCTTACATACAGCCTTATCGGGAGTTAAATTTGGACAGGTTTTTTGAGCGTGCTATTTTTTCGTGTGAAGTGGGCAGTGTAAAACCTGAACAAGCCATCTTTGATTTGGTTCCCTGGCAACCCGGCGACAAGGTAACTATGATAGGGGACAGTGGGCGGGCTGACATACAAGGTGCGCAAGCCATGGGGTGGCAATATTGGTGGGTACAACGTAAACAAGCGTTTGACCCCGAAAAAAGAATCATTGCCAGTCTGAGCGATTTGTTGAAACCCGCCGCAATGTTATAGCTGCGTGCCCGTTGCTTTTGATGGCTCAGAATCCAGCTTTACCCCCAATACCAGCATGTCATCCATTTGCTGAATGACATCTTCATCATTGGGCAGGTAAGCCATCCATTGGCGCATGGTATTTTCCAACAATTGCTGTT contains the following coding sequences:
- a CDS encoding HAD family hydrolase, producing MQKVLVFDLYNTLVEITRPTMPLMQLYRQHIDMSAQQFRRKVLTQPLETIWMMPFIKQSKIDRQSIGVQLQQEIASVQVFPETIPVLNELSQYYTLYLISNLATPYIQPYRELNLDRFFERAIFSCEVGSVKPEQAIFDLVPWQPGDKVTMIGDSGRADIQGAQAMGWQYWWVQRKQAFDPEKRIIASLSDLLKPAAML